The DNA window ATCGTTTCGCGCGGCGACAAGGTCCTCTGGAACGGCGAAAACATGGACCGCAAGGATCTGGTGCGCCTGGGGCGCCGCGCGGTGGAGAACCTGCCCGTCCACCTCATCCGGCAGATGCAGGAGTGGTACCTGACCAGCTCGTTCCGGTCCTACTACGGAAGCTGGAACTATGTGGAGCATCTAAAGCGCGTGAAGACGCCGCTGCACGTCATCAGCGGCGCTGCCGACGGGCTCTGCCCGCCGGCCGACTGCAAGGTGGCCTACGACATCATCGGCACCAAGGAAAAGCGCTTCAGCATCTTCGGCACCGAGCATGGACACAAGATCGACTACGGGCACATCGACCTGGTGTTGGGCATCCATGCCGCCCGCGAGGTCTATCCCGAGATTCTGGGCTGGATCGAGGAGTTTAACGGGGTCTGAGCGCTCTGTGCCCCGCTTGCCTCATCCATGACCGGACTTGACCCGTGACCGGACTACGGGAGAGAATTTACGGCTATTTGCAGCCATCAGGGAGCACTGCCAGCAGTGGAAGAAGAAGAGAAATCGAGTTTTCGCGTCAAGGACAGCCGCCGCTTCACACCCGAGGGAGAGCAGCGTGAAGGCGCCCCCGAGGACGCGGCCGAGCAGAGCAGCGAAAAGGAAGTGCGCGGCGAGGGTTTCGTCGCCCGCGATGGCGAGGATGAACACGGCCCGATTCCCGAGATGAATTTCTCCACCTTCGTGCTCAGCCTGCACGCTTCGGCCGCGATGCACATGGGCCTGGTTGCCGATCCCGAGACCGGCAAGCCGCTTCCGGTTCACCTGCCCATGGCGCAGCAGACCATCGATATCTTGTCTATGATGGAGCAGAAGACGAAGGGCAATCTCAGCCAGGAAGAAGAGCGCCTGCTCGGCGGCGTGCTCTATGAGCTGCGCATGCTCTTCATCGAGCAACGAAAGAAACACGGTTAGTCCCGGGCGGGACCGACCGGTAAGGATACGCGCGAGGCAATGGACACGGCATCGGCAACTTCACTGACGGCACCCGACCGCCGTCTGCAGCAGGCGCTTGAGACCCTGCTGGCCGAGATGCACAAGGCCATCCGCGCGGTCAGCTTCTATCCGCCCGGCCACCCCATTCTCAGCAAAATTCACGAGACCAGTTACGAATACATCGCCAAGGCCTCGAAGTATTTCGGCGAGCTCTCGCTGGAGATCGGCCGTAACCAGGTCACCTACAACGAGACCGTTCTCGGCACCAACAGCGACGTGGTGCGTTCGCTCTGTCAGCACCTCTATCGCCGCCGCACCAAGCGCCTGATTTTCCTGGCGGGCGTCACCTTCGACGAGTTCCAGACCTTCGCCGAAGCGGCAGCGCTGGACCCCGAGGAGCTCTACCTGCGCGGCGGCATGGAGAACCTGCTGGCCGAGCATGGCGTGCGCCACCTCTGGGCCAATCAGATGGACTTCGACCGACTGCGCCGAAAGGCCGAGCCGGCCGAGGGCGCCGAGGCCGGCGAGCCCGGAGAGGGCGGCGCGGGCGCGGAACCCCCGCCGCAGATTCCCGAGCTGCCCGAGAGCGTCGAGGACTCTTCGGACGTCTTTGCCGACTCTCACACGCTGGGCGAGCATCCCCCCGCAGCGGCAGCACCCGAGCAACAGAGCCCACAACACGACGCGCTTGAGCGCATCCTGCCGCTGCTCAACGAAACTACTGACACCGACCAATATTTCGAGGGCGTTCGGCTGGTCATTGAACTCGCGCAGTACTTCGTGCGCGAGCATGACTGGGAATATCTCGTCCGCATCGTCTCGAACCTGCAGGCCCATTCCTCCGACCCGGCGCGCGGCGTCGAGTTCAAGAAGTATTCCTACCGGGCGCTGCGCACCATCGGCACGCCCGAGGTAATCCGCGGCCTGCTCACCGAGCTGGTTACCGAGGGGCGCACCGACGACGAGATCGATTCGCTGCTGCGCATTCTCTCGATCCTCGGCCCCGCGGCGGTCGACGTGATCATCAAGCGCATCGGCTACTTTAAGACGCCCTACCAGCGTAACCTCATCGAGCAGGCGCTCTACCGCGCGGGCGGCGCCGAAAAGCTCATCCCCCTGCTCTCTTCGGATGACGAGGGGATTGTCGCACTGGTGCTGCGCGTGATGGGTCGCGCCAAGCCGCCACAATCGGTTGCGGGCGTGGCGGCGCTCACCCATAGCGGCAGCGAGATGATTCGCAGCGAGGCGGTGCGCGCCCTGCTCAAGATCCGAAATGCCGAGGCACTCAACGCCCTCTACGACCTGCTTCCCAGCAGCGACGATGCCACGCGCGGGCACGTCATTCGCGCCTTCGGGCTCTACCGTGAAGTGCGCGCCGTCCCCGTGCTGCTCAACATGCTGCGCCTGGAGCGCGACTTCAACGTGACGCCCGAACTGCGCACCGCCCTCTTTCGCACACTCGGCCGCATCGGCGGCGAGGAAGCCTGCGAGGGGTTGCTGGAGTTCGTGGGTGAGAAGCGATTGTGGCGTCACAAATACGATGAGGACTTCCTTGGCGCCGCCATCGCCGCGCTCGGCGAAGGCGCCGACAGTCAGGTGCTCAGCAGGCTCATCGATCTCAAGCTCAAGAGCGAGAAACTGCAGGCAGCACAGGTTGCGGCCGTGCGCCGCGCGCAGGCGCGTCTGCAACAGGCGGGGGCCCAATGAAACTCGAAGAAATGGTGCTCAGCCGCTTTGCCGGCGCGGCCAAGGCCCGCGAGCTCTATCCGGCGGGCCACCCCGGCCGCAAGCAATCGCTCGACCATCTAATCGCTGAAATTGCCCCGCTCCACGAGAAGTTCGCAGAGGTCATTGTCGGCGTCATCGACGACACCCTCGTGCTCAACGAGCACCCGCTCTACCAGCTCAGTGCCAGCCTGGAAGACCTGCTGCAACTGCTCACCACGCTCGAAGTAAAATCGATCCACCTGCGGCGTTCGGTGACGGCCGCCGATCTGGATTATCTGTTCGATCTTCTGCTCTCGAAACAGGCGCTCGAGGGCAAGGCCGTCTGGGTCGCCCGGCAGGTGGACGCCAAGCTCGATGGGCACGTGACCGTGCTTCCCGAAGTGCCCGACGCCCACCGGGTCTACAACGATGCCATCAGCTACATGGGCAGTCTGTTCGGTGAGATCCGCCTGGGACAGATTCCCCAGCCCCACGGCGCCTACAACATCGCGCGCGATGTCTCCGAGTGCATCCTGCGCAACGAGCAGGCCATCGTCGGGCTCACCATGATCAAGAGCTTTGACAACTACCTGTTCAATCACTCGGTCAATGTGTGCGTGCTCTCCATGGCGCTGGCCAAGGCCTGCGGCCTCACCGACCCGACGCTGACCGAAGTGGGCGTGGGCGGACTGCTTCACGACGTGGGCAAGACCCGCATCCCCAAGGAAGTGCTCAGCAAGCCCGGCAAGCTCACTGCCTCCGAGTGGGAGGTCATGAAAAGCCATTCGACCCACAGCTATGAGTTGATTCAGGAAATGGGCGTCACCGCCGACGTCACCGGTCGCGCGGCGCTCGAACACCACGTCCAGTACGACCACCAGGGTTATCCGAATCTGGGCCCCGGCAAGAGCGCCCACCCCATGTCGCACCTGGTGGCCATCGCCGACTGCTACGACGCCATCACAACGCTTCGCACGTACCAGAATGCAACCGCTCCGCTCGAGGCGCTCAAGATCATGGACCGACTCGCCGGAACAAAGCTCGACCCCGGATTTTTCGAGCGCTTCGTTGCCATGCTGGGGCTCTACCCGCCGGGCTCGGTGGTACGGCTCGACACCAACGAGGTGGCTGTGGTGATCGAGAACCGGCTCGACGCGCCAAGCGAGCCGCGCGTCAAGCTCATCTTCGACGCCAAGGGCCGCCGCCTGCCCACGCCGATCAACCTGGATCTGGCCAGCCAGGACGGCCCGCCGCGCGCGATCATCGCGACCATCGATCCCAGCCTGCGCAACATCGATGTGAGCCAGTATCTGGCGGCCGAAGGCGAGTCCTGAGCCGGCGCGACTTCAGTAGAAGTCATTCTTGACTGACGTTCTCCATCTGCTGTCATCCTGAGCGCAGCGAAGGATCGCGTAGAGGCGGCGTGGACGCAATTTTTCGGGATGCCCTGCATCCCTCAGAATGACAACTCCCCGAATGAACCAATCGTGGGCTGATTTCCAACGAGAAAGGGCGATCACATGATCGCCCTTCAGATTTCCAGATCTCCCAGCGCCGCGGCAGCAGAGCGGCGAAGGCGCGGCGGTCCTTTTTCCAGAATCATCAGTAGCTGGCCCTCGGAATCGCGGTCCCCCACCTTGCCGAGGGCCTGGATGGCGGCGTCCACCACGTCGATGTCCTTGCTGCGAAGGCCCGCGCGAATGGCTTCAATAATGTTGGGGTGGCGGAAGTTGGGAAGTACGGAGAGGATTTCCACCTTGGTCGTCGTATCGGCGCTCTGCAGAGCTTCGGTGAGCGGGCCCAGAGCGCGATCATCGTGCATCTCGCCAAGTGCGCGGGCCGCCGCCGTGCTGATTTCGGCGTCTTCGCTGCGCAGGGCGTAGACGAGCGCCTTCAGTGAGAGCTCGCTGCGAATGCGTCCGAAGGCATAGATCACGCGGATCTTCTCGACGTGGTTGCCATCGCGGAAGCGCTCGACGAGCGCATCGAGATCGGCATAGGCCTCGAGTTTTTCAAGCGCGCGCGAAGCAGCCTTGCGAACCGACTCGTCGGAGTCCTTGAGGGCAGCCCGCAAGGCGGCAAGGCGTTTTTCGAGATGATCGTTCTCCACGACTCCGCCTACAGTTCCTTGAGCGCTTTTTTCGCGACGTCATTCTTCTTGTCGATCCTCGTGACGTCCTTGTAGAGCTCCTTGGCCCGTTCGCTATCGCCCAGGGCGCGGTTAATCTGCGCGGCGAGCATCAGATACTCAACCTCTTCAGACTCCAGGATCGCCGCCGACTCGGCCATTTCCAGCGCCTCCTGCTGAATGGACTGGCCACCGCGCTTCATTTTGGGCATGAGCAGGCGCGCCAGCTCGTAGCGGGCAGCCGCATGGCTGCGATCGGCATCGACCACCTTGCGCAGCAGATCAATGGCATCGTCGGTCTCGTGCATGTCGATTTTGCGCAGTGCCTGCTTGAAGTCGTTGCCGGCGCGAATCTTCCCGACCTTGCCTTCGAGCATGGCCAGGTTGCGCTTGTATTCGTCGTTGTAGGGGTCGTAGGTCGAGGCGAGCTTGTAGGAGGAATAGGCCCCCATGAAATCGCCGTCGTGGAGCTGGCGCTCGGCCCCGTCGGCCAGTTCGCGCGCTTTCTGAATCTTTTCCTTCACCGCCTGGAAGATGGCGCTGTTCTGGCGCGTCACTTTGGGCTTGCTCGGCCCGCTCGACTTCGCCGCCGTCTTCGACTTGACTTTGTCGGGCCCCAGCAGCAGTTTCAGGCGGTTGTCGATCTTCGCGCGCGTATCTGGATCACTCAGGTCTTCGTAGGCCTTCGTCACCGCAGTGAAGGCCCGGTCGATCTTCTCTTCCCAGTCGCCCACTTCCTGTCCGTAAAAGTTGTCGGGATGAAGCAGCTCGGTCAGCCCGTAGTAGGCGAGCTTGATGTCCTTGAGCTTGGAATCGCGCGGAACGCCCAGGATCTCGTAGGGATTCTGCTGGTCCTCGGCACGGTGGATTGCCTGGATGCGGCGGCGGGTATCGGAGTCGATGCCGGAGGTATCGGGCGCGGTAACCATGAGCTGGGCGCCGGACTTGTCCTTGAACTGGACGACGCCGTCCTGGGCCAGGGAGGTCAGCAGTTCGAGCGTCTGCGCTTCGGGCAGGTTCG is part of the Chrysiogenia bacterium genome and encodes:
- a CDS encoding DUF1844 domain-containing protein codes for the protein MNFSTFVLSLHASAAMHMGLVADPETGKPLPVHLPMAQQTIDILSMMEQKTKGNLSQEEERLLGGVLYELRMLFIEQRKKHG
- a CDS encoding HEAT repeat domain-containing protein, which codes for MDTASATSLTAPDRRLQQALETLLAEMHKAIRAVSFYPPGHPILSKIHETSYEYIAKASKYFGELSLEIGRNQVTYNETVLGTNSDVVRSLCQHLYRRRTKRLIFLAGVTFDEFQTFAEAAALDPEELYLRGGMENLLAEHGVRHLWANQMDFDRLRRKAEPAEGAEAGEPGEGGAGAEPPPQIPELPESVEDSSDVFADSHTLGEHPPAAAAPEQQSPQHDALERILPLLNETTDTDQYFEGVRLVIELAQYFVREHDWEYLVRIVSNLQAHSSDPARGVEFKKYSYRALRTIGTPEVIRGLLTELVTEGRTDDEIDSLLRILSILGPAAVDVIIKRIGYFKTPYQRNLIEQALYRAGGAEKLIPLLSSDDEGIVALVLRVMGRAKPPQSVAGVAALTHSGSEMIRSEAVRALLKIRNAEALNALYDLLPSSDDATRGHVIRAFGLYREVRAVPVLLNMLRLERDFNVTPELRTALFRTLGRIGGEEACEGLLEFVGEKRLWRHKYDEDFLGAAIAALGEGADSQVLSRLIDLKLKSEKLQAAQVAAVRRAQARLQQAGAQ
- a CDS encoding HD domain-containing protein; translation: MKLEEMVLSRFAGAAKARELYPAGHPGRKQSLDHLIAEIAPLHEKFAEVIVGVIDDTLVLNEHPLYQLSASLEDLLQLLTTLEVKSIHLRRSVTAADLDYLFDLLLSKQALEGKAVWVARQVDAKLDGHVTVLPEVPDAHRVYNDAISYMGSLFGEIRLGQIPQPHGAYNIARDVSECILRNEQAIVGLTMIKSFDNYLFNHSVNVCVLSMALAKACGLTDPTLTEVGVGGLLHDVGKTRIPKEVLSKPGKLTASEWEVMKSHSTHSYELIQEMGVTADVTGRAALEHHVQYDHQGYPNLGPGKSAHPMSHLVAIADCYDAITTLRTYQNATAPLEALKIMDRLAGTKLDPGFFERFVAMLGLYPPGSVVRLDTNEVAVVIENRLDAPSEPRVKLIFDAKGRRLPTPINLDLASQDGPPRAIIATIDPSLRNIDVSQYLAAEGES
- a CDS encoding HEAT repeat domain-containing protein — translated: MENDHLEKRLAALRAALKDSDESVRKAASRALEKLEAYADLDALVERFRDGNHVEKIRVIYAFGRIRSELSLKALVYALRSEDAEISTAAARALGEMHDDRALGPLTEALQSADTTTKVEILSVLPNFRHPNIIEAIRAGLRSKDIDVVDAAIQALGKVGDRDSEGQLLMILEKGPPRLRRSAAAALGDLEI
- a CDS encoding DnaJ domain-containing protein — protein: MEQTIPLDAIPVMVPGADFSKLKLGAQEGFLLSRIDGITNVKGVCAVSNLPEAQTLELLTSLAQDGVVQFKDKSGAQLMVTAPDTSGIDSDTRRRIQAIHRAEDQQNPYEILGVPRDSKLKDIKLAYYGLTELLHPDNFYGQEVGDWEEKIDRAFTAVTKAYEDLSDPDTRAKIDNRLKLLLGPDKVKSKTAAKSSGPSKPKVTRQNSAIFQAVKEKIQKARELADGAERQLHDGDFMGAYSSYKLASTYDPYNDEYKRNLAMLEGKVGKIRAGNDFKQALRKIDMHETDDAIDLLRKVVDADRSHAAARYELARLLMPKMKRGGQSIQQEALEMAESAAILESEEVEYLMLAAQINRALGDSERAKELYKDVTRIDKKNDVAKKALKEL